AAAAACAGGAACATCGGCTGCCATAACAAGAGCTTGTGTTATTAATGGTTGTGGTGTAAATGGGTATACTGCAATAATTGCATCTGCATTGCTATTTCTTATTAATGCAACATCAGTGCTGAATAATAATGACTTTATTCTTTTCCCAAAAATCTTAATTCCACCACAATTTCTTATAACCGTTGGAACCTCAATTACATGATTTCTAAGCGTACCTTTTATTTGAGGCACAAATTTAACCTCTTTATTTACCATAATTTCTATCCCCTCCCCATTATTTATTTCTTAAATATGTCTAAATCCCCTTATTAAACTTTCATAATTACATTTTACTATATAATAATTTTCTTTAATTGTGAACACTTTTATTCCAAAATAATTAACATAACATATTATATTATACTACTTTACATTCTTACTTAAAATTATTTTTTTATTTATACACAATATCCACAGTATTTATCCACAAAAGTGTGTATATTGTTTATAAGTATATATTTTAAACTCTAATTGGTATAAATCACTTGAAAACTTTTTACAGTTTTTTATTAATATAAAAAGCATATTAACAAAATAATAGATCAGTATGTTATTCTACTGATTTTTCTTTCTTCTAGACTTAATTACCTTATAACATTAATTAATAATTAGCTTAAATAATATCTTTACTAAAGAGTAAAACTCACAGGTGGTATTTTAATTCACATAAACTCATTTAGTAAGTGATTTAATGAAGTTAACCAGCAGAGCTAGCTAACTAAGTTCGAATAGCCAAATACAAGATGCCCACAAGGGGAAAGTTCGAGAACCCAAATATAAAATTTGGACTCTCACTTTTGGATTCTCACTTATCTACTTATCCACAACCATTATATCGTTATCAACATTATGAATACTTATTGATATTTGCTAGATTAATCCCTTATATTATAAAATTAAATATAAGGGTTATCCACAAGCTTATTCACAATTATAGTATAACTTTGATTGTAAGTTAAATTATTATATATAAATATCTTAGTATTTCCTATCTCTTCCAATTAATAACACAAATAATAAATTGATATCATAAATATTTATTTTCCAAATTGTAATTATATTACGAAAATATACCTAATATAAAAATACATGCTCTTCACTTTTGCCCACATACACTTAAGTGTAGTTTTCACGTGAATATACATATAGTCCTTAAAAGTTTCTTAATACTTTGTTAACTCAACATATAACACCTTAATAAAATATTAAACTGCGTGCTAATGTGTTGTCCTATATACATTAGTATCATATACTTTTAGTTAATAAATAGTTTTAATGAATATCTTCATTTAAAACGAAAGATAACTTATGCGTATATGTAAGAAATCAAGGAGGCCTATTTTGATGAATCAAAATGAATTTTTTAACATCTTGATGGATGGTTTAAAAGACTTTCCCGAAATAAAATTACACGATATTATTTCCTATTATGAAAATAATTTTGTGCTTGAATTAGTCTCTGGAAAAACAGAAGAGGAAATAATAACTAAATTAGGTAATCCCGATTTAATAGTTAATAAGTATAGAACTGAAGCTTTAAAGACTCCTATTAATACAGGATATTTTACAACTGATGTTGATATTACTAATATTGGTAATAAAAATTATATTAATAATTCAAATTTTACTACCAATAATAATTTTATAAATGCTGATACATTTAATGATTTTAAGACTAATGATATCTTCAACAATAATAATTCTATTGAAAATGGCTTTAAAACTAATAACAAGTTTAATACCTTTAAAACTAGTAGTTCTTATGATGATATTAATTTAAGCTCCGATTTTTATAATCTCCGCAGTTCAAATCAATCAAATTATAATTTCACTGTTAAAAGTGATTTTAATCATAATAATAAAGATGATTTCAATTATAATTCAAGTAATAATTTTAATAGTGATCATAATTCAGATTCTAACTCAAATAGCTTTAATGATGAAAATCATAAGAATAAAATTTTAAAATTTAACGTAAATACCATTTTAATAATTTGCACCGGAATCTTAGCTTTAGCAATATTTTTTCCAGTTATAACTGGCATTATAGGTTGTATTATTGGCCTTCTCGGAGTAGCTATAAGTATTTTTCTTGCCAGTATAGGAGTATTAGTTGGTGGTACATTTACAAGTTTTATTGGGCTTCCTAATGTGCCAATGTTTGTTGCTAACTTCCCCCATCCATCACTAGTACTTTTTTCCCTAGGATCAATTTCATTATCAATACTTTTAATATTCTTATTTTATTATCTTTTCAAATTTCTCATACAGATGTTAATAAAAATTTATAATTCCATAAAATCTAAAGGAGGTTCATTCTAATGAAGAAGAAGTTTATTTCTACTAATATGAAAATATTTTTATTAGTGTTATTTCTTTTGTCTATGACTCTCTATGCATCGGGATGCATTGCTTTAGTACAAAGTGGTTATAAACTTTCTGATTATGCAGATGAGCTTAATATAGATCATCAAACTTTTAAATTCAAATTTAATCTTAACAAACTGAATTTTGATTTTGATAACTCTTATATATCAATGAATTATCCTGTTAATGATAACATTAATGAAATTGATCTTAATTTAAATTCTCAAGATGTTAAAGTAGTTAATTATGATGGAGAAGATTTAAAAGTTCAAATCGAAAGTCATAGTGTTCTATCTGGTGAATTACCTAAAACTGAAAGTGGCAATAAATTAATCCTTAATACTAGATATGATACCCCAAGTAATTCTAGTATTTCACTAAGTATTCCTTATAATTTTAATGATAGAGGTGTATTAAAGATTATTACAAGTAGTGGCGACATAAATATTTCTAATTTATCTATGAATACTTTAAATCTTTCTACAGCTAGTGGAGATATAGGTGTTTTCGGAACCACTTTAAATTATTTAAAATTAAATAATTCTAGTGGGGATATAAACTTTAATAATTTAACAACCTTAAATGAAACTAAGTTAACTTCTTCTTCTGGAGATATTATTGGAAGTGGCACTTTAGGAACTGTAAATGGTGGTACATCTTCTGGCGACATTAATTTGCAATTTAGAAATTCTCTAAGTAATACATTTTTAAGTACTGATTCCGGATCAGTAACCTTATCGCTTCCAATAAACCTAGGCTACAAATTAAATTATGAAACAACTTCCGGAAATTTAGAATCCTCTAATAAACAATTATCTTCTGGAGATGAAAGCTCACTTATAGATATTAATACTATAAGTGGAGATCTAGATATAAAATAATTTTATGTGTATAACTTTTCACTTATTAGGTATGCATTTATTACCTCTTCTAATAAATATCTTACCATTCTTTAGCTATAATATGATAAAATTATACTATTAAAAATATGAATTGGGGGCTTAAAAAATGATATCCAATAAGATGAAATCTCTTGTTTCAAATAACTCTACTATAAGAGCTATGTTTGAGGAAGGGAAAAAATTATCAGAAATTTATGGAGAAGAAAATGTTTTTGATTACAGTATAGGTAATCCAAATGTTGAACCTCCAGAAAGCATTAAAAAAGTTATAACTGAAATTTTAAATGAAGAAAAACCGAATTTAGTTCATGGTTATATGAACAATTCTGGGTATGAAGATGTTAGAGATGCCATAAGTACTTTTCTAAACAAAAAGAATCATTTAAATCTTTCTAGAAATAATATTATTATGACATGTGGGGCTGCAGGTGGATTAAATATAATTTTAAAATCAATATTAAATCCTGATGATGAAGTTATTACTTTTTCACCATACTTTGGAGAATATAAAAATTATGCTCAAAATTTTGATGGTAAGCTTATAATTTCTCCAACTGACACAGAAACCTTTGAACCTGACTTAAAAGCTTTAAGTGAAGTTATCACAGCTAAAACTAAAGCGTTAATAATAAATAATCCTAATAATCCCACTGGAATTGTTTATTCAAAAGAAGTAATACAAAGTTTAGCTAATCTTCTTAATGAAAAACAAAAAGAATTAAATACAACTATATATTTAATTTCTGATGAACCATATAGAGAAATAGTTTATGATGGTATTCAAGTTCCTTGCCTTTTGAAATATTATGATAATACTTTCATAGGTTATTCTTATAGTAAATCATTATCTTTGCCAGGTGAACGTATAGGATATGTGGTTATCAACACATTAATGGATGCTTTTGAAGAAATGGCCTCTGCATTAAATATTGCAAACAGAATTTTAGGATTTGTTAATGCTCCATCATTATTCCAAAGAGTTATTGCAAAATCCTTAGATGCAGAAGTTGATGTAAGTATATACAAGAAAAATCGAGATCTTTTATATAATCATTTAATATCACTTGGATTTACTTGTGTTAAACCTCAAGGTGCTTTTTACCTTTTCCCTAAATCACCAATTGAAGATGATAAGAAATTCTGTGAAGATGCAAAACAATTCAACTTATTACTTGTCCCAGGTTCAGCCTTTGGGTGTCCGGGTCATGTAAGATTATCTTATTGTATCTCATATGAAAAAATCAAAGACTCATTACAAGCATTTGATAAGCTTGCAGCACTTTATAAATTATAGACATTGCACTTATGTGGATAATCATCCGAAATAAGGAGGCCTGCATTTGTTATGGTTACTGAAGATTTTGATGGGAGCTTCTAAGTCTTCTAATGTAACACTCTACAAAAGCATGCCCCTTTATTTATATATGTATAAGTTCTTCCTTATTTTTCTCTAAAATTTAAAATTGTATTTTTTCTAAACTCTTTCAACGTTAGTAGGAAATCTAACATAAATAAGATTGAAAAAAAACAAACTGCTATAATTAAAATTTCTTCTGATCCTTTATAAATGTTATAAACAACTGGTTGCAAAAAGTAAACACCTATAAAGCTAAGTACTGTCCAATATAAAGAGAATTTAAGGCTTACAAATCCGTGGATATTATATTTCAAATGTGAGTAATCCCAATAAATTTTATTAAAGATATGTTTTAACATATATCCACTTATATATTCTACTGTTGTTGGAATTAAGAAGCATAATAATACTAAAGGAATCCCATCAATATCCAACATCTGATTATATAAAATCAAAATTGTACTTGCTATTCCATACATAGGCTTAAATGGTCCTTTCAAAAACCCTTCCTTTTTAATTCTTTTAACAGTCAAATACCAATATACTTCTTCTATAATCCAACCTATAAAAGAATATATAATAAAGTTAAATGTTATATAAAATAATAAATTCATACAATATAGTCACCTCTTTCTACATATATAAGGAAACCCGACTCACATTCGTTCGCTGGGTACTCACAGAGTAAGCGACCATCATCAAATCAAAGATTTGAGATGTCTGCTTAACCGATTCACACCAAATCACTTTTTAAGGAAGTTAACTAACAAAGTTAGTTAACTAAGTTCGAATAACGAAATATAAAATTTCGATTCTCACTTATCTCTGCTTATATTAGTATTTGTAGAATAATTATCTTTTATCCTATATTGAATGCCTTTCTGTTATAATAAAATTATGAAGTTCCTTTAGATTCAGATTAAGGTATATTAAAGAAAATAATGAATCAAAAATACTATTTATCTGATGTCTAGCCACTGTTATCTCCCATCTTCTATGAAAGTGGGAGATAACAGTGGCACGACCCTAGACGAGGTACCCCTTGGGGGTGTAAGTTTCACTTTATATTTTGAGTCTTAGATAGAAATACATTTTAGGAGGCTATTTTACATATGGAAAAAATTTATTATGATAATCAATACCTTAAGCAATTTACGGCTGAAATTGTTGATATAAAAGAAATTGATAATAAATTTCATGTTATATTAGACAAAACTGCATTTTTTCCAGGTGGTGGCGGACAAAGCTGTGACATTGGAATTTTAGGAGATCAGAAAATCCTTGATGTTTATGAACAAGATGAAATTGTTTATCACGTAGTTGAAAAAAAACCTATTAAGATACATAAGGTTAAATGTGAAATTGACTGGGATAGAAGAACTGACGGTATGCATCAACATTTAGGTCAACACGTTTTATCTGGTGCATTCTTTAATCTTTTTAATGCAAATACTTTCGCAATACATTTAGGTAGCGATATAAGCTCTGTCGATGTATATGGAACTTTAAGTGACACTCAAGTGAAAGAAGCTGAAAAACTTGCAAATAAAGTTATAGGTGATGCTTTAACTGTAGAATCCTTTATCCCAACTAAATCTGAACTAAAAAAATTATCTCTTAGACGTGCTCTTCCAAATACTGCAGAAGATATAAGAATTGTTAAAATTGGTGATTTTGATATTAATGCTTGTTGTGGTCTTCACCCAACATTAACTCAAGATCTTAGGCTTATTAAAATAAAGAAATTTGAGAAACACAAAGAAGGAACAAGAATAGAATTCTTAGCTGGTGAGCGTGCTGTTTATGATTCCTTTAAAAAAGATGAATTCCAAAATTCAATATGCAAGTATTTAAATTGCAATGAAAGTGAAGCTATCAATGGAATAAAAAATTTAAATGAAAACCTACGTGAAGCTAATGAGAACAATAAAAGCCTTAATATTTTATTAGCCAAATATCAAGTCAAAGAAATTCTTGAAAATGCAACTAAAATAAATGACGTCAAAGTCATAAAAAAAATATTTGATAGTGAAAATCTAAGGTATGTAACTAATTTAACTTCTAAGCTTGTTGAAAGTGAAAATACAATTGCTTTAATGGCAGTAAAATCTGAAGATAGGGTTAATCTTTTATTTGCTTGCTCTAAAGATATTACAGAAATAAAAATGAATGATCTTTTAAAAGATGCTATATCACTTATTGATGGTAAAGGTGGCGGAAGTCCATTCCAAGCTCAAGGCGCTGGTAAAAATAACGCCAATCTTGAAAGTGCCTTAGACTATGCCGTTAGCAAAATAACACAATCTTTAAATTAGTAATATAAGAACATCATAACTATAAAATTATGATGTTCTTATAATTTCAACAATTTGTTCTCTTGCTTTCTTTGATTCAGGAAAGAAAAATAAGGGCCAAATATGAATCATGGAAGGATATTCATAATAGTTTATCTTTATTCCCTTTTCATTTGTTATGGTTTTTAACTTCTTGGCATCTGGGTATAATATATCATTAGTTCCTGTGAACAAACTAATTTTCCCAAGTTCTTCAAGGTTACCATAAATAGGACTAATCAAGTAGTGCTTTGAGCCTTTTTCTCCTCCATACCACTTGCCAATATCAATTAATGAAGGTACTGCTAACATTGGATCAAGTTTCTCTACTTCATGTATTTTAGGATTACTTAATGACATATCTAAAGCTGGTGATATTAGAATTATATTCCCTGGCTGCTGTAAATGCTTTTCTTTTAAAAGCTCTGCTAAAGCAAGACTCATTCCCCCACCTGCTGAATCTCCCATAATTGCTATATCTTTAGGTCTTACATCTGAAATAATTTTCTTATATATTGGAATAATCATTTCAAAGACTTCTTGATGTTTATGTTTCGGTGCTAAAGGATAAATAGGAATAGTTATTGTACAGCTCAAGGCATCTGACAGTTTTCTTAAGAATTCCCAATGCATGCTATTAATTTCATATACATATCCTCCTCCATGAAGGAAAATGATATGTTTTTGCCCTACATTTCTTAGTGGTTTCATTACATAATAGCAATAACCATTTATCTCATTCTTAACAATATTAAATTTATTTTTGATTATTTTAGGTGGTTTATGACTTTCTGATAATTGTCTTTTCTCTATACTATATCTCAACTCGTCCCCAGTTAATTTCCATATTTTATTTATTTTAAAAACTCGTAAAAAAACTTTTGTTAACTTACTTTGAACGCTCTCCATGTTATCCTCCTTTCCAAAATTAATTATTCTTAAACCTTATTCATTTACTATTATGAACTTCTTTGAACTCTTATTATATTTAGTCCCTTAATTGAGTTTATTCTAAATATTATATTACATTCTTTATTTATCATATAATCATTTTCCCGGTCTGCAATAATATTGTCAATTAATACTTTACTTGTTTTACTTTTTAATTCTATTATTTTTTAAACTTTAGAGAAACTTCATATTCAATAAGAAAGCCATCATATTTCACTTGATCATTTTTTATACTGATTCATATAGAATACTTTTTATTCTACGTCCTAGTAATGATTTAGTGAAAATACAATGACCTCATTGACCATATTATAATAAAATTCTATTCTTCAATTTTAACTACATCATAACCTTCTTCTTCAATTGCTGCTTTTAATTCTTCATCACTATTCGTAGTTTCAAATATTGCACAGTTATTTTCAAGACCAGCTTCTACTGAAGTTACTTTATCTAAACCCTCTAAAGCCTCCTTTACATGACCTACACAATGTTCGCAACTCATTCTTTCAATCAATATTTACTTGTTTAGCTATAGCATCTGCAAGTTTTGCTATTGGTTCCTTTGATCCTTGTGCATCTTCAACTAACTTAACAATTTGAGAAAGTTCAGTATATTTCTCAACCTTTGTGGCTTTATACTTAATAAATCCTGTTTTATTAATACTCGCCTCTATTACATTACTTTCTATACTATATTCCACAGGGATACTTTCACCAATGAGCATTGATTCTACTTCCCTCAATAACTTCTCCATCTACAGATAACTTTTCTCCTGGTTTAACTAAAATTGTATCTCTAACAATTACTTCTCGAACAGAAGCAATTACTACATTACCATCACGTATAATTATTGCGATTTTGGGTGTTAGTCCCATCAAAGCCTTAATTGCTTGAGATGTCTTACCTTTTGAAATTGCTTCTAAATATTTTCCAGGGGTTATTAAAGTTATGATAACTGCTGCACGCTCCTGGATAAGTTCAACTAAGATTCAAATAGGAATCAAACCCCATCGGACTCAAGCTTTACTTGATATTCAATTAAAATGCTTTCTTCAACTTTCATAATTTCTCCAATATGAAGATTTAAGATTTCATGATTATTTGGATCTGCAATGATAAGCATAGTAATGTCATCTATTACTTTTTCTTTTAGCAGTTCTTTATCAAAGGTCAGAAGCAAATCACCTTTTTTTATGTATTTCCCTTCTTCACAATATAAAGTGAATCCTTCACCTTTTAAATTTATGGTATCAAGCCCTACATGTATAAGAAGATCTATACCATCATCAGTTCTTATTCCAATAGCATGCATGCTTTCCTTCATTACTGTGACAATTAATCCATTACATGGAGAAAATATTTTGTTATCACTTGGCTTAATGGCAATTCCGTCGCCCATCATTTTTTGTGAAAATACTTCATCCTTAACTTCACTTAAATCTACACTAGTGCCATCTGCAAATGCATATAAGACTTTATCTCTCTTTTTCTTAAATATATTTTTAAACATATACTCTCCTATTTTAATTCTGGCCAATATTCTTTATTAGCTTCAATCATCTCATCTAAAATTTGTTTTGCAATAAAAGCAGATGGAACTGTTTTATTCATTGTAAATGCCATAAGTGCCTTTTCATATGAACCTTCAATTGCAGCTTCAACCACTAACTTTTCACTAGCCTCTTGTTGTTCAATTAAACCTTTGTAGAAAGTCGGTATTTCTCCAACACGTATTGGTTCTGGACCATCTTTAGTAATATATGCAGGTACTTCTACCATAGCATCATCTGGTAAACTTTTAATTGCACCATTATTTTCAATCATAACTAAGTGTCTTTTTCTTAAATCATATGCTAAACTCATAGCTACTTCTACAATAAATTCTCCATGAACACCTGTAAAGAATTGTGTTAAATCAATTTCACCAGTAACATTATATTGTTCTACTGCTGTAAATATTTTCTTTTCTCTACCTTCCATTACCTCATTAGCTCTGGTATGATTTTTATCTGATTCTTCTACAATTTTATTGCCTAAAAGATAATATTGCATATAGGTATTTGGAAGATATTTAGGAAACATTTTCATTATATGTTTAGCATTATCAAAAGTGTGAAGCCATGACGCATCATTATGTCTTACTTCACTCCTAGAATTTGGTGGAATATAGCCATATTCTGCTACATATGCTTTTAATTCCTCTGTTTTATCTTCACCACTTACTCTAATTTTTGTAAACCATCCAAAATGATTTAATCCAAAGTAATCTGCTTCAATTTCATGTCTATCGCAGTCTAAAATATTAGCCATATTTCTCATTATAGCAACTGGCATATCACATATATTTAAAATTCTTGCATTTGGTCTTAATTTATACATAGCTTTTGCCACAATAGCTGCTGGATTAGAGTAATTAACAATCCAGTAGTTTTTACTAGCATGTTTTTCGCAGAAATCAATCATTTCTACCATAGGATATATAGTTCTTAGACCGTATGCTAATCCCCCTGGTCCACATGTTTCTTGTCCAACTACATTATATTTTAGCGGAATTTTTTCATCTAATTCTCTCATTTTATATAGGCCAACACGCATTTGAGCAAATACAAAATCAGCATCCTTAAAGCCTTCTTCTGGATTAGTAGTAAATATAAGCTTAACTTCCGGGTCAAACATTTCAACAACTTTCTTTACTATTACCCCAACTTTATTTTGACGTTCTTCATTTATATCATATAATCTCAATTCTGATATTTTGAATTCCTCTTTTCTTGAAAGTAAACTTTTTACAATTCCTGGTGTATAAGTACTTCCTCCGCCTACGATTACTAGTTTAAATGTTTTCATTTCAATAATTCCTCCCTAATTTTATTCTATTGTTTCTAATGCTTCATCTACAATTGTTCTAATTTTATTAATTGAAAGACCATAAACAACCTGTATATTATTTGCCTTTTTTACAACTCCAGCTGCTCCAGTAGTTTTTAATGTTTTTTCATCAATTAAACTATTATCAATAACATCTACTCTAAGCCTTGAAAAACAATTTTCTACAGTTACTATATTACTCTTACCGCCTAAGGCTTTAATAATTGTTAGAGCCTTTTCTCTATCGGCATTAAGGCTATCATTTTTATTACCTGTTTTCATGTCTTGTTTAACTTTTGCTGCATTTTTATTTAAATCAATTGTAGTATCTGTATTATCTTCTTCCCTTCCAGGTGTTCTCAAATTCATTTTTTCAATCATAAATTTGAATACTACAAATATAACAACTATTTCAACTAGTCCTATTAATACATATATAGGCCAATGGGTTCTGCTAATACCTGCAGGTAAATTTATAACAAGGAAATCTAAAATACCATTTGTTGCACAAACTCTTACGTCAACTATATACACTAACATTTGAAATAATCCATCAATTACGGAATATACAAACCATAATAATGGTGCTGCAAAAATAAATGTGAATTCTAATGGTTCTGTAATACCTGCAATTACAGCAGTTAAAGTTGATGGTATTAACTGTGCTTTTAAATTATTACGCTTTGCTTTTTTAGCTGTAAAATAAAATGCTAAAGCAACACCAATTACACCGAAGGTTTTAACTAAACCATAAGTCAGAAATCTTGCTGAATCCGGCATCATAGTTATTGTCTGATCATTTAGTAATGCTAAAAATACAGGTTTTGCTCCAATTACATTTTGCCCATTAATAATCATTTGATCACCTACTGCAGAGTATAGGAATGGTGACCAAATCAAATGGTGGAGTCCAGTTGGAACTAAGAATCTATTTAAAAATCCATAAACAAATACACCAAATGGCCCTGCTGTACTCATAAATCCTGTAAGTGCTGTAATTCCATTTGCTATGGTAGGCCAAATATATGTTGTTCCAATACTAAATATTGTAATCACAGGAATCATAATAACAAATACAAATTTACTATTACCATAAGGAGCCATGGCACCTTTAAATTCTGTGTTTCCATACTTATTGTGAACTAAAGCCACTAAAACTCCTAAAATCATGCCTAGAAAAACTCCCATATCGGTTACATGAAATCCCAGTTGAATTGTTTGTCCAGTACCATATAAAGTACTTGCTGTATCACCCTTAATTAATTTACCTGATAATTCTAACCACTTACTGTTAGCACCTAAAAATAATATATAAGACATTATAGATATAAATGCTGCATCTGATTTTTTCTTTTTTGACATACCAATTGAAATTCCAACGCAAAACAGAATACTTAAATTCCCCATAATCGGTGACAGCATACCATTGAAGAATTTTCCTGTCTTCCAAATTAGTCCTCCTTCTGTAACGAAAGTTGTATTAGTAAAAACTGCAGTTAATGCAATCAACATCCCCACAATAGGCAAGAATAATACTGGTCCAATCATAGCCTTAGCAAACTTTTGCATACTATCTAAAATCTTGTCTTTCATTTAAATTTACCCCTCTCTAATCTTATAATATTTTCCTTTGGTAATTACCTAGGCATATAATATCATGATTTACAAACTGTGTTAATAGTTTTAGGCATTTCAGTAACATGTTGAGCAAAAAGTAAACATGTTTACCTCTTTATACGAAAAAAGGCTGCCTCCAGAATTAATCTTAAGGCAACCTTTTAAGCGGCTTATATATTATTTATTACTTTATCTAATAGGTATTCCATAATAATCATCACTCTAGCATAAAAATAATTCGCAGTAATATTTCGATCATCTAATTCTTTATCATCCAATATAGAAAAATTCAAAGTCGATTCTTTAGCCATATGATTCACTTTTTCTCCAGTAAATGTAATGATATCCAGATCATTTTTAACTGCATAATCTATAACTTTCGTTACGCTTTCAGTCTCTCCACTTTTGGATATTCCAATTACTAAAGCACCACCTATTTGATTATTATCATACACTCCATAAGAATTTGTTTTGATACATTTAAATCCTAATACCAACATCTTTCTCCAGAAAAATTCTGCAATGGGGGAAGAAAAACCAGTAGCTGTTATAAAAATTATATCCTCTCTATGTTTAATTAACATGGATATAAAGATATCTATCTTTTTTTTATCAATATGAGATATGAAACTAGTGATGTCAGAAGTATGTTCTTG
The DNA window shown above is from Clostridium beijerinckii and carries:
- a CDS encoding MurR/RpiR family transcriptional regulator, with the translated sequence MEFDIYKIADNYKLTEIERQVLGYIVKNSETVLDKGVREVANINYTSASTVIKLSKKLGYTGYTDMLYRLNFIIKNHKKNQEHTSDITSFISHIDKKKIDIFISMLIKHREDIIFITATGFSSPIAEFFWRKMLVLGFKCIKTNSYGVYDNNQIGGALVIGISKSGETESVTKVIDYAVKNDLDIITFTGEKVNHMAKESTLNFSILDDKELDDRNITANYFYARVMIIMEYLLDKVINNI
- a CDS encoding PTS glucose transporter subunit IIBC, encoding MKDKILDSMQKFAKAMIGPVLFLPIVGMLIALTAVFTNTTFVTEGGLIWKTGKFFNGMLSPIMGNLSILFCVGISIGMSKKKKSDAAFISIMSYILFLGANSKWLELSGKLIKGDTASTLYGTGQTIQLGFHVTDMGVFLGMILGVLVALVHNKYGNTEFKGAMAPYGNSKFVFVIMIPVITIFSIGTTYIWPTIANGITALTGFMSTAGPFGVFVYGFLNRFLVPTGLHHLIWSPFLYSAVGDQMIINGQNVIGAKPVFLALLNDQTITMMPDSARFLTYGLVKTFGVIGVALAFYFTAKKAKRNNLKAQLIPSTLTAVIAGITEPLEFTFIFAAPLLWFVYSVIDGLFQMLVYIVDVRVCATNGILDFLVINLPAGISRTHWPIYVLIGLVEIVVIFVVFKFMIEKMNLRTPGREEDNTDTTIDLNKNAAKVKQDMKTGNKNDSLNADREKALTIIKALGGKSNIVTVENCFSRLRVDVIDNSLIDEKTLKTTGAAGVVKKANNIQVVYGLSINKIRTIVDEALETIE